A single region of the Gemella sp. zg-570 genome encodes:
- a CDS encoding NAD(P)-binding protein, producing MKDFKYDLIIIGAGISPLMIADRLNNHKLKIFLLEERKRVGTKLLMTANA from the coding sequence ATGAAAGATTTTAAATATGACTTAATTATTATTGGAGCTGGGATTAGCCCTCTTATGATAGCAGATAGATTAAATAATCATAAACTTAAAATTTTTCTACTAGAAGAAAGAAAAAGAGTTGGCACAAAATTATTGATGACTGCCAATGCTTGA
- a CDS encoding FAD-binding oxidoreductase translates to MKIAVVGAGIVGATCAYYLSKEDVELKVFDYGLGQATKASAGIISPWFSKRRNKAWYKMARMGAEFYLKLVKDLKNDGYSTDFYKQTGVYILKKDESKLQYLLSLAESRREVSAMIGDLKIVSKEDIKKNIPDFTGANYALYASGGGRIEGELFVKTLLEAAKVEVINKKVTLEIQQDKYIVDNEEFDKVILCTGAWLKEILEPLNFEVDVRPQKGQLRDYQISDSKSGTYPVIMPEGELDIIPFENGFLSMGASHENNMGFDLSVDKDLLNKFEEEATNFLPTLKKARVINERVGIRAYTNDFSVFYGLVPGEKNLFVASGLGSSGLTTGGIIAYNLAMLAVGKEELLDSSDYPTSRYIRKIKKF, encoded by the coding sequence ATGAAAATAGCAGTCGTTGGTGCTGGCATAGTTGGAGCTACTTGTGCCTATTACTTGTCAAAAGAAGATGTCGAACTAAAGGTTTTTGATTACGGCTTGGGGCAAGCAACAAAGGCGTCAGCAGGAATTATCAGCCCCTGGTTTTCTAAACGTCGTAACAAGGCCTGGTACAAGATGGCAAGAATGGGGGCTGAATTTTATTTAAAATTGGTAAAAGATTTAAAAAATGACGGTTACAGCACAGATTTTTACAAGCAAACTGGAGTTTATATCCTAAAAAAAGATGAAAGTAAATTACAATACCTATTAAGTCTTGCAGAAAGTAGAAGAGAAGTTTCTGCTATGATAGGGGATTTAAAAATAGTTTCTAAGGAGGATATCAAAAAAAATATTCCAGATTTTACAGGTGCTAATTACGCCCTTTATGCAAGTGGTGGGGGGAGAATAGAGGGAGAACTTTTTGTAAAAACACTACTCGAAGCTGCCAAGGTTGAAGTAATAAATAAAAAAGTTACACTAGAAATTCAGCAAGACAAATATATTGTTGATAATGAAGAATTTGACAAGGTAATTTTATGTACAGGGGCATGGCTTAAAGAAATACTTGAACCCCTTAATTTTGAAGTAGACGTTCGCCCACAAAAAGGACAACTTCGAGATTATCAAATTTCAGATTCTAAGAGTGGCACTTATCCCGTAATTATGCCAGAAGGTGAGTTAGATATAATCCCTTTTGAAAATGGTTTTCTCAGTATGGGAGCAAGTCACGAAAATAATATGGGCTTTGATTTAAGTGTTGACAAAGATTTATTAAATAAATTTGAAGAAGAGGCGACTAATTTTTTACCTACATTAAAAAAAGCAAGGGTAATAAATGAGCGTGTAGGAATTAGGGCATATACAAATGATTTTTCTGTCTTTTACGGTCTAGTTCCAGGCGAAAAAAATCTTTTTGTAGCAAGTGGTCTAGGCTCTTCTGGTCTAACTACTGGAGGTATAATTGCTTATAATCTTGCCATGCTTGCAGTAGGTAAAGAGGAGTTGCTAGACAGTTCGGATTATCCCACAAGTAGATATATTAGAAAAATAAAAAAATTCTGA
- a CDS encoding Dam family site-specific DNA-(adenine-N6)-methyltransferase, whose amino-acid sequence MKNDNVIYPQPFVKWVGGKRQVIDKIKNKIPSNFNDYYEPFVGGGAVLFNINSENIFINDINEQLINVYHQIKNNYKELAYQIDCLNSEEVNSIRYEKLRELYNDKIINKELDLECAALFMIINKYCFNGVYRVNKKGLYNVPWNKKTKVKIYELDNLKAISKKLQNATIKSGDFLNLLKTVKKGDFVFFDSPYAPLNETTFNSYTQTGFTKYDHKRLAQEFKRLDGKGVYLMLTNHNTKLIRELYKEYHIELLDVKRAVNSDASNRVGKEIIITNY is encoded by the coding sequence ATGAAAAATGATAATGTTATTTATCCACAACCTTTTGTAAAGTGGGTTGGTGGGAAAAGACAGGTAATAGATAAAATAAAAAATAAAATACCTTCAAATTTTAATGATTACTACGAGCCTTTTGTTGGAGGCGGAGCGGTATTATTTAATATTAATTCTGAAAATATTTTTATTAATGATATTAATGAACAATTAATAAATGTTTATCATCAAATAAAAAATAATTACAAAGAACTTGCATACCAAATAGATTGTTTAAACAGTGAAGAGGTTAATTCCATTAGGTATGAAAAATTAAGAGAATTATACAATGACAAGATAATAAATAAAGAGCTAGACTTAGAGTGTGCAGCTTTATTTATGATTATAAATAAATATTGCTTTAACGGTGTATATAGAGTCAACAAAAAAGGGCTTTACAATGTTCCTTGGAATAAAAAAACTAAGGTTAAAATTTATGAGTTAGATAATTTAAAGGCTATTTCTAAAAAGTTACAAAATGCCACTATAAAATCTGGTGATTTTTTAAATCTTCTAAAGACTGTAAAAAAAGGTGATTTTGTATTTTTTGATAGTCCTTATGCACCTTTAAATGAAACTACGTTTAATTCATATACACAAACAGGTTTTACAAAATATGACCATAAAAGATTAGCTCAAGAATTTAAACGATTAGATGGTAAAGGGGTATATCTTATGCTAACTAATCATAATACAAAATTAATTAGAGAGCTATATAAAGAGTATCATATTGAACTTCTTGATGTTAAAAGGGCAGTCAATAGCGATGCATCAAATAGAGTAGGCAAAGAAATTATAATAACAAATTATTAA
- the adhE gene encoding bifunctional acetaldehyde-CoA/alcohol dehydrogenase, with protein sequence MAKEKEVLLDPIEEVNTLVAKGQVALAEFLKIEDQEKIDAIVQAAAVASLEAHGPLAVAAVEETGRGVIEDKATKNLYACEYIVNSMRGVKTVGVIDRDEVDGLTAIAEPVGVVCGVVPTTNPTSTTIFKSLICLKTRNPIIFSFHPSANECSKETARIVRDAAIKAGAPENCIQFIEKPSMEGTNALMKHDGVATILATGGNAMVRAAYSCGKPALGVGAGNVPAYVHKDAKLKQAVNDIILSKAFDNGMICASEQAAIVDKELYDEFISIMKSHRVYFVNKKEKALLEKLLFGVEAKSQDCAGAKLNSVIVGKPATEIAKLAGFEVPQGTVILAAECSEVGINEPLTREKLSPVLAVIKSKDTKDGLEKSRQMVEFNGLGHTAAIHTQNADVAEEFGKLVRACRIVWNSPSTFGGIGDVYNAFIPSLTLGCGSYGRNSVSGNVSAINLINVKLIGRRNNNMQWFKVPPKVYFEPNSIKYLREMEGLERVMIVTDESMVKLGFAQKVIDQLQGRANKVQIQIFDQVEPNPDIKTVEAGTALMNSFKPNAIVALGGGSPMDAAKIMWLFYERPDADFVELVQKFGDIRKRTVKYPHLGNKAKFIAIPTTSGTGSEVTPFAVISDKENDKKYPLADYALTPHVAIVDPNLVLTVPAGPTAATGMDVLTHATEAYVATLANDYTDGLALKAIKLVFDNLEKSVKTADRDAREKMHNASCMAGMAFANAFLGICHSMSHKIGGKFHTVHGENNATLLPYVIKYNGTRPGKVSLWPKYEHYQAAERYQEIARMLGLKASTPEEGVESYAQAVYELGRKVGCPMAFKEHGSFTKGGYTHEQFLASLTKLAFDSYEDQCTPANPRLAMISDMKEMFEAAWYGYGEKKFVEKI encoded by the coding sequence ATGGCAAAAGAAAAAGAAGTATTATTAGACCCAATCGAAGAAGTGAACACGCTTGTTGCAAAAGGGCAAGTAGCACTAGCTGAATTCTTGAAAATAGAAGACCAAGAAAAAATTGATGCGATAGTTCAAGCGGCCGCAGTTGCATCTTTAGAAGCCCACGGGCCTCTTGCGGTAGCAGCGGTTGAAGAAACAGGACGTGGTGTAATAGAAGATAAGGCAACTAAAAACTTATATGCTTGTGAATACATAGTAAATAGCATGCGTGGAGTTAAAACAGTTGGTGTTATAGACAGAGATGAAGTAGATGGTTTGACTGCTATAGCAGAACCTGTTGGAGTTGTATGTGGTGTAGTTCCTACTACTAATCCAACATCAACAACAATTTTCAAGTCATTAATCTGTTTGAAAACAAGAAATCCAATTATCTTTAGCTTCCACCCATCTGCTAATGAGTGTTCTAAAGAAACGGCAAGAATAGTTAGAGATGCTGCTATAAAAGCAGGAGCGCCAGAAAACTGTATTCAATTTATCGAAAAACCATCAATGGAAGGTACAAATGCCTTGATGAAACATGATGGAGTTGCAACAATTTTAGCAACTGGTGGTAATGCGATGGTTCGTGCAGCTTATTCTTGTGGTAAACCAGCCTTGGGTGTAGGTGCAGGTAACGTGCCAGCTTATGTACACAAAGATGCAAAACTTAAACAAGCGGTAAATGATATTATTTTAAGTAAAGCATTTGATAACGGAATGATTTGTGCATCAGAACAAGCGGCTATTGTCGATAAAGAATTATACGATGAATTTATTTCTATAATGAAATCACACAGAGTTTACTTTGTAAACAAAAAAGAAAAAGCTCTTTTAGAAAAATTATTATTTGGAGTAGAAGCTAAATCACAAGATTGTGCTGGAGCAAAATTAAATTCAGTAATAGTTGGTAAACCAGCAACAGAAATTGCAAAACTAGCAGGATTTGAAGTGCCACAAGGAACTGTAATTTTAGCTGCTGAATGTAGTGAGGTAGGAATTAACGAACCACTAACTAGAGAAAAATTATCTCCAGTATTAGCAGTAATTAAGTCAAAAGATACAAAAGATGGATTAGAAAAATCACGTCAAATGGTAGAATTTAATGGGCTAGGACATACAGCAGCTATCCATACACAAAATGCTGACGTAGCAGAAGAGTTTGGTAAATTAGTAAGAGCTTGCCGTATTGTTTGGAACTCTCCATCAACATTCGGAGGAATTGGAGATGTTTATAACGCATTTATCCCGTCTCTAACATTAGGTTGTGGTAGTTACGGACGCAACTCAGTATCAGGAAACGTATCAGCAATTAACCTAATCAACGTAAAGCTTATTGGACGCAGAAACAATAATATGCAGTGGTTCAAAGTACCACCAAAAGTTTATTTTGAGCCAAATTCAATAAAGTACCTAAGAGAGATGGAGGGTTTGGAAAGAGTAATGATAGTAACTGACGAATCAATGGTTAAACTAGGATTCGCTCAAAAAGTTATTGACCAATTACAAGGTCGTGCAAACAAGGTACAAATTCAAATCTTTGACCAAGTAGAACCAAACCCAGATATTAAAACTGTAGAAGCTGGTACAGCTTTAATGAATAGCTTTAAACCAAATGCGATAGTTGCACTTGGTGGTGGTTCTCCAATGGACGCAGCTAAAATAATGTGGTTATTCTATGAAAGACCAGATGCTGACTTTGTTGAATTAGTACAAAAATTCGGAGATATAAGAAAACGTACAGTTAAATATCCACACTTAGGAAATAAAGCTAAATTTATAGCTATTCCAACAACATCAGGTACAGGTTCAGAAGTTACTCCATTTGCCGTAATTTCTGACAAAGAAAATGATAAAAAATATCCGTTAGCTGACTATGCACTAACTCCTCATGTGGCAATAGTAGACCCTAATCTAGTATTAACAGTTCCAGCAGGACCAACAGCAGCCACTGGTATGGATGTATTAACTCACGCAACAGAAGCTTATGTAGCTACTCTAGCTAACGACTATACTGACGGTTTAGCTCTTAAAGCTATAAAATTAGTATTTGATAACTTAGAAAAATCAGTAAAAACTGCTGACAGAGACGCCCGTGAAAAAATGCACAACGCATCTTGTATGGCGGGAATGGCATTTGCTAACGCCTTCTTAGGAATTTGCCACTCAATGTCACACAAAATAGGTGGTAAATTCCATACAGTTCACGGTGAAAATAATGCGACCTTATTACCTTATGTAATTAAATATAACGGTACTCGTCCAGGAAAAGTTTCACTATGGCCTAAATATGAACACTACCAAGCAGCAGAAAGATATCAAGAAATTGCTCGAATGCTAGGACTAAAAGCTAGCACACCAGAAGAAGGTGTTGAATCTTATGCACAAGCTGTTTACGAACTAGGTAGAAAAGTAGGCTGTCCAATGGCATTCAAAGAACATGGTTCATTCACAAAAGGTGGTTATACTCACGAACAATTTTTAGCTTCACTAACAAAACTTGCCTTCGACTCTTATGAAGACCAATGTACGCCAGCTAACCCTCGTTTAGCGATGATTAGTGATATGAAAGAAATGTTTGAAGCGGCATGGTATGGCTACGGAGAGAAAAAATTCGTAGAAAAAATCTAA
- the thiM gene encoding hydroxyethylthiazole kinase has product MNKNIIIEEICKAIKKVRETKPLIEQVTNYVTINDCANVTLAIGASPVMGDAYDEVDQMTKIANALVLNFGIISSESLKTMIKAGKTANENNIPIVFDPVGIGATPFRNETVIEFLNQVHVSIIKGNASEIMALAGVNVKTKGVDSSVESTEAIDAAIFIARKYRCVCTVTGKVDIITDGINIIKIQNESDSLAYITGTGCMIASLIGSYVGANKNPLISSVAGVLTMSLSGEIANNETKGIAAYKEEVMNNIFNFNPEMVIKNAKISYEKVKYQYDMYVITDEKACLGKDLYTSIEECIKGGAKIIQLREKKLATRDFLNRAIKIKEICAKYNVPLLINDRLDIAIAVDADGVHVGQSDMPIKKVKELMGHNKIVGVSVKTVSQALEAQKEGADYIGVGAIFATNTKPDAHVISKETIMDIKNNVYIPILAIGGIKLENLDVIKDIGVDGICVISDILNQEDCKKRTEELVEKFSNL; this is encoded by the coding sequence ATGAATAAAAATATAATTATAGAAGAAATTTGTAAAGCAATTAAAAAGGTTAGGGAAACAAAACCTTTAATAGAACAAGTTACAAATTATGTTACAATAAATGATTGTGCAAATGTTACACTAGCTATTGGGGCATCACCAGTAATGGGAGATGCGTATGATGAAGTAGATCAAATGACGAAAATAGCCAATGCACTGGTACTTAACTTTGGAATAATTAGTTCTGAATCATTAAAAACAATGATAAAAGCAGGAAAGACTGCAAATGAGAATAATATACCCATAGTTTTTGACCCAGTAGGCATAGGTGCAACTCCTTTTAGAAATGAAACGGTTATAGAGTTTTTAAATCAAGTGCACGTTAGTATTATTAAAGGTAACGCTTCTGAGATAATGGCATTGGCAGGAGTTAATGTAAAAACCAAAGGAGTAGATTCAAGTGTAGAAAGTACTGAAGCAATAGACGCAGCTATTTTTATAGCTAGAAAGTATAGATGTGTATGTACTGTTACTGGAAAAGTTGACATTATAACAGATGGAATAAATATTATAAAAATACAAAATGAATCAGATTCTTTAGCCTACATTACAGGAACTGGCTGTATGATTGCTTCATTGATAGGAAGTTATGTTGGAGCTAATAAAAATCCATTAATTAGTTCAGTTGCAGGTGTCTTGACTATGAGTCTATCTGGTGAAATAGCAAATAATGAAACTAAGGGTATTGCCGCTTATAAAGAAGAGGTGATGAATAATATTTTCAACTTCAATCCAGAGATGGTAATAAAAAACGCTAAAATATCTTATGAAAAAGTGAAATATCAATATGATATGTATGTAATTACAGATGAAAAAGCATGCTTGGGTAAAGATCTTTATACATCTATAGAGGAATGCATAAAAGGTGGAGCTAAGATTATTCAACTTAGAGAAAAAAAATTAGCTACTAGAGATTTTTTAAATAGAGCCATAAAGATAAAAGAAATTTGTGCAAAATACAATGTTCCATTATTAATAAATGATAGATTGGACATAGCTATTGCTGTAGATGCGGATGGTGTACATGTAGGACAATCTGACATGCCAATAAAAAAAGTGAAGGAATTAATGGGACATAATAAAATAGTAGGAGTTTCTGTAAAAACTGTATCACAGGCACTTGAAGCTCAAAAAGAGGGAGCTGATTATATAGGAGTCGGTGCTATATTTGCTACAAATACTAAACCTGATGCTCATGTAATATCTAAAGAGACTATTATGGATATTAAAAATAATGTATATATTCCAATTTTAGCAATTGGAGGTATTAAGTTAGAAAATTTAGATGTTATTAAAGATATAGGGGTGGATGGAATCTGTGTAATATCAGATATATTAAATCAAGAAGATTGTAAAAAAAGAACAGAAGAATTAGTAGAAAAATTTTCAAACCTATAA
- the thiD gene encoding bifunctional hydroxymethylpyrimidine kinase/phosphomethylpyrimidine kinase, giving the protein MKKVLTIAGSDSSGGAGIQTDLKTFAAHGVYGMSVITSITAQNTMGVNYIEDISSKGVTCQLEAIFTDIEVDSIKIGMLSNSNIVESVYDGLKKYKTNNIVLDPVMISTSGFDLIDDAAKNKLINTLFSIADIITPNIMEAKCIYKLLFNIEVNITRVEEMVKVGKEIQTVTGKYVLIKGGHLDENPCDVLIDINNKEHYFTNNRIKTKNTHGTGCTLSSAIAANLALGFEMIDAVKKSKKFITMAIENSLNIGSGCGPTNPMGQIYKDLNLKYKGD; this is encoded by the coding sequence ATGAAAAAAGTATTAACAATAGCCGGTTCTGATTCAAGTGGAGGAGCTGGGATTCAAACCGATCTAAAAACATTTGCAGCACATGGAGTTTATGGTATGAGTGTTATAACATCAATAACAGCACAAAATACAATGGGGGTTAATTATATAGAAGATATTTCTTCAAAAGGAGTTACGTGTCAGCTAGAAGCTATTTTTACAGATATTGAAGTTGATTCTATAAAAATAGGAATGCTGTCAAATTCAAATATAGTAGAGTCGGTTTATGACGGTTTAAAAAAATATAAAACTAATAATATAGTTTTAGACCCTGTTATGATTTCCACTTCAGGCTTTGATTTAATAGATGATGCGGCAAAAAATAAATTAATAAATACACTTTTTTCTATTGCTGATATAATTACTCCCAATATAATGGAAGCCAAGTGTATATATAAATTATTATTTAACATAGAAGTAAATATAACTAGGGTAGAAGAAATGGTAAAAGTTGGTAAAGAAATACAAACAGTAACAGGAAAGTATGTACTCATTAAGGGAGGGCATCTTGATGAAAATCCATGTGATGTTTTAATAGATATTAATAATAAAGAACACTACTTTACTAATAATAGAATAAAGACTAAAAATACACATGGAACAGGCTGTACATTATCTTCAGCAATTGCTGCAAATTTAGCTTTAGGCTTTGAAATGATTGATGCTGTAAAAAAATCCAAAAAATTTATAACTATGGCTATTGAAAATTCTTTAAATATAGGTAGTGGATGTGGACCTACAAATCCTATGGGACAAATATATAAAGATTTAAACCTAAAATATAAAGGAGATTAA
- a CDS encoding type II restriction endonuclease, whose product MDRNFDIWLSKMVNSIASWSWYTDFEKVYKNIDSIKIELNLLNTLINSKNIEVEFKNLVEKYPNILNAIPILIAKRENKIIIKDNKCDYEFNFKKQNYDIKDYILFMRKTGIFNLLENHIISNLYDYVTGIEVGLDSNARKNRTGHLMEDLVESYLLSSGLVKNVNYFKELNKSKIEEYWGIDLSKLGNSGKTEKRFDFVIKTNNKIYAIETNFYSRGDSKLNEIARSYKNLFEVCNKIENFEFIWITDGQGWNKAKKNLEETFNITRNIYNINDLENNIILKLIN is encoded by the coding sequence ATGGATAGAAATTTTGATATATGGTTATCTAAAATGGTTAATTCTATAGCTAGTTGGTCTTGGTATACAGATTTTGAAAAAGTGTATAAAAATATAGATAGCATAAAAATAGAGTTAAATTTGTTAAACACGCTAATTAATAGCAAGAATATAGAAGTAGAATTTAAAAATTTAGTAGAAAAATATCCTAATATTTTAAATGCAATACCAATATTAATAGCTAAAAGAGAAAACAAGATAATAATTAAAGACAATAAATGTGATTATGAATTTAATTTTAAGAAACAGAATTATGATATTAAAGATTATATTTTGTTTATGAGAAAAACAGGAATTTTTAACCTTTTAGAAAATCATATAATTTCCAATTTATATGATTATGTTACAGGAATAGAAGTAGGATTAGATTCTAATGCTAGGAAAAATAGAACAGGACATTTAATGGAAGATTTAGTTGAATCGTATCTGCTAAGTTCTGGTTTAGTTAAAAATGTAAATTATTTTAAAGAACTAAATAAAAGTAAGATAGAAGAATATTGGGGAATAGATTTATCAAAGCTAGGAAATAGTGGTAAAACAGAAAAGCGTTTTGACTTTGTAATAAAAACCAATAATAAAATTTATGCCATAGAAACAAATTTTTACTCCAGAGGTGATTCTAAATTGAATGAAATTGCAAGAAGTTATAAAAATTTATTTGAAGTATGTAATAAAATAGAAAATTTTGAATTTATTTGGATTACTGACGGTCAGGGTTGGAACAAGGCTAAGAAGAATTTAGAAGAAACTTTTAATATAACTAGAAATATTTATAATATAAATGATTTGGAGAATAATATAATATTAAAATTAATTAATTAA
- a CDS encoding PTS beta-glucoside transporter subunit IIBCA: MNNTEIAKNVIKALGGCNNINSVAHCATRLRVMVKDKNKIDQTLIENIEKVQGAFFNSGQYQIIFGTGTVNKIYDEVVALGLPTSSKDDMKAETAKQGNSFQRAIRTFGDVFVPIIPVIVATGLFMGLRGLLAALSITLPQNLNVYSQILTDTAFIVLPALVVWSTFRVFGGNQTIGIILGMMLISASLPNAWEVAKGGDATPTIFFGFVPVVGLQGSVLPAFIIGIVGAKFEKFVRKHVPEVLDLLVTPFVTLFVMSILGLFVIGPVFHVVENYILAATKALLALPFGLPGIFIGGVHQVIVVSGVHHIFNLLESQLIANTGANPFNAIITAAMTAQGAATVAVGVKTKNPKLKALAFPASLAAFLGITEPAIFGVNLRFRKPFFFSLIAGAIGGALASILGLAGVGFGITIIPGTLLYLNGQLLPYLLMVAVSFIAGFTLTYMFGFEDEAVTSEKNFKVASTTEVIDKSSNPLVKEEIFVSPLSGEVVALENVNDPVFSSGAIGQGVAVKPSEGLVYSPADAEVTIVFDTGHAYGLKTASGAELLIHIGIDTVSMKGEGFEKLVAVGDKVKAGTAIAKFDLSKIVSAGLDDTTMVIVVNSSEFKAVEALANSRISHGDALFKVLK, translated from the coding sequence ATGAACAATACTGAAATTGCAAAAAATGTCATAAAAGCTCTAGGTGGATGTAATAATATTAATAGTGTAGCCCACTGTGCAACTAGGCTACGTGTCATGGTAAAAGATAAAAATAAAATTGACCAAACTCTTATCGAAAATATAGAGAAAGTACAGGGAGCTTTTTTCAATTCAGGACAATATCAAATAATCTTTGGCACTGGAACCGTTAATAAAATTTATGATGAAGTTGTTGCACTCGGCCTCCCAACTTCTTCAAAAGATGATATGAAAGCAGAAACTGCTAAACAAGGTAATTCATTTCAACGTGCTATTCGTACATTCGGTGATGTATTTGTTCCAATTATACCCGTAATTGTAGCAACTGGTTTGTTTATGGGCTTGCGTGGATTACTTGCTGCTTTAAGTATTACGCTACCTCAAAATTTGAATGTTTATTCTCAAATTTTGACAGATACAGCCTTTATTGTTCTGCCAGCACTTGTAGTATGGTCAACCTTCCGTGTATTTGGAGGAAATCAAACTATTGGTATCATACTTGGTATGATGCTAATATCTGCTTCTTTACCAAATGCTTGGGAGGTGGCTAAGGGCGGTGATGCGACACCAACTATTTTCTTTGGATTTGTTCCAGTAGTTGGCTTGCAAGGCTCAGTTCTCCCAGCCTTTATTATCGGTATAGTTGGTGCTAAATTTGAAAAATTTGTACGAAAGCATGTGCCCGAAGTATTGGATCTTTTAGTAACACCATTTGTTACATTGTTTGTGATGTCGATCCTTGGTTTGTTTGTTATTGGCCCAGTATTTCATGTTGTTGAGAATTATATTCTTGCAGCTACCAAAGCTCTTCTTGCTCTTCCATTTGGTCTTCCAGGCATCTTTATTGGTGGGGTCCATCAGGTTATCGTTGTTTCTGGTGTTCACCATATCTTCAATTTGTTGGAATCTCAGTTAATTGCAAATACTGGTGCAAACCCATTTAATGCCATTATTACTGCGGCGATGACAGCACAGGGAGCGGCTACAGTAGCAGTTGGTGTGAAAACTAAAAATCCTAAATTGAAAGCTCTTGCTTTCCCTGCATCTCTTGCGGCTTTTCTGGGAATTACAGAGCCAGCTATCTTTGGTGTGAATTTACGTTTTCGTAAACCTTTCTTCTTTTCATTGATTGCAGGTGCTATAGGCGGTGCTCTCGCTTCTATTCTAGGGCTTGCAGGTGTTGGATTCGGTATTACTATTATACCAGGGACACTACTTTACTTGAACGGACAACTTCTACCTTATTTATTAATGGTAGCAGTATCCTTCATAGCTGGTTTCACATTGACTTATATGTTTGGGTTTGAAGATGAAGCAGTAACTTCTGAAAAAAATTTTAAAGTAGCATCAACTACTGAAGTAATAGATAAATCTTCAAATCCACTTGTTAAAGAAGAAATATTTGTTTCACCTCTTTCAGGTGAAGTTGTTGCTCTTGAAAATGTTAATGATCCTGTTTTTTCATCAGGTGCTATTGGACAAGGTGTTGCTGTCAAGCCATCTGAAGGTCTTGTTTATTCACCAGCAGACGCAGAAGTTACTATTGTATTTGACACAGGGCATGCTTATGGTTTGAAGACAGCAAGTGGGGCTGAACTACTTATTCATATCGGTATTGATACTGTATCAATGAAAGGTGAGGGATTTGAGAAATTAGTTGCAGTAGGTGATAAGGTTAAAGCAGGAACGGCTATTGCTAAGTTTGATTTAAGCAAGATTGTATCTGCAGGTCTTGATGATACTACTATGGTAATAGTAGTAAATTCATCAGAATTTAAAGCAGTTGAAGCCCTTGCAAATTCTAGAATATCACATGGTGATGCCTTATTTAAAGTACTAAAATAA